Proteins encoded together in one Pararhizobium capsulatum DSM 1112 window:
- a CDS encoding branched-chain amino acid ABC transporter permease yields MTNATLLSFASLGVWITFAIGRVNIGQGAFALLGGYTSAILSTAYDLSFWVCLPIAALVAASVGFLIGWPLLRLRGIYFAMVTLSLTEAMRLLFLNTLGANGGGILNIPRPAGLSTPLAFYLFAATLLLLGYVAVWRLSNSRIGWVFRSMRENEELTMSIGIDIARYRVLAFVLCSAMGGIAGACFAALQQNIYPATYNVSDSINFMLYCFLGGLEYALGPIVGAFGLVIAFELLRSIQEYQALLYGILMIVVMLFLPNGLLSIGAVLRRGAR; encoded by the coding sequence ATGACCAATGCCACGTTGCTTTCGTTTGCCAGCCTGGGCGTTTGGATCACGTTTGCCATCGGGCGCGTGAATATCGGGCAGGGCGCTTTCGCGCTTTTGGGAGGGTACACCTCAGCTATCCTGTCGACGGCGTACGACCTTTCCTTTTGGGTCTGCCTGCCAATTGCCGCACTGGTCGCCGCTTCTGTCGGCTTCCTTATTGGTTGGCCTTTGCTCAGACTGCGCGGAATATACTTCGCCATGGTGACGCTTAGCTTGACGGAGGCGATGCGCCTTCTATTCCTCAACACACTCGGTGCAAACGGCGGCGGTATCCTCAACATTCCTCGTCCAGCGGGTCTGTCCACGCCCCTAGCGTTCTATCTTTTCGCCGCAACGTTATTGCTGCTGGGTTATGTCGCGGTCTGGCGGCTTTCGAACAGTCGGATCGGATGGGTATTCCGTTCGATGCGCGAAAACGAAGAGCTGACGATGTCTATCGGCATCGACATTGCGCGCTATCGGGTTCTCGCTTTCGTTCTCTGCTCTGCCATGGGTGGCATCGCCGGCGCGTGTTTCGCAGCTCTGCAGCAGAACATCTATCCCGCGACCTACAACGTCTCCGATTCAATCAACTTCATGCTCTATTGCTTCCTCGGTGGACTTGAATATGCATTAGGGCCGATCGTCGGCGCATTCGGTCTCGTCATCGCCTTCGAGTTGCTGCGCTCGATTCAGGAGTACCAGGCGCTGCTGTACGGCATCCTGATGATCGTCGTCATGCTTTTTCTGCCCAATGGCCTGCTCAGTATAGGCGCGGTCTTGCGCCGTGGAGCGAGGTGA
- a CDS encoding ABC transporter ATP-binding protein, producing MAVSSTKYFEARRMSVRYDRVKAIADVSIGFDAGQIISLIGANGAGKSTSLRAITGLASLTEGEIWFDDQRIDKIPAAKRVAMGIAMVPEGRRVFPLMSIRDNLLMGAYTRRDNAVKRDLERILDRFPRLRERFKQQAGTLSGGEQEMLVIGRALMSKPRLLLLDEPSLGLAPLVVRDIARLILEINRDEGTTIVLVEQNSRMALRISQYAYVLENGHIGLEGASQDLLNDEKVKQLYLGG from the coding sequence ATGGCCGTTAGCAGCACGAAATATTTTGAGGCGCGCCGGATGAGCGTTCGCTACGACCGCGTAAAAGCGATTGCCGACGTGAGCATTGGCTTTGATGCCGGCCAGATCATTTCTTTGATCGGCGCCAACGGCGCTGGAAAGAGCACGAGCCTGAGGGCCATTACTGGCCTGGCCAGTCTCACCGAAGGCGAGATCTGGTTCGATGACCAGCGCATCGACAAAATCCCGGCAGCCAAGCGGGTTGCGATGGGCATCGCCATGGTGCCGGAGGGACGTCGCGTCTTCCCGCTCATGTCGATCAGGGACAATCTTCTGATGGGCGCCTATACACGCCGCGATAATGCAGTGAAGCGCGATCTGGAACGTATTCTGGACCGCTTTCCCCGGCTGCGTGAGCGGTTCAAGCAACAGGCCGGGACATTGTCGGGCGGCGAACAGGAGATGCTGGTCATCGGCCGTGCTTTGATGTCAAAGCCACGCCTTCTCCTGCTGGATGAACCATCGCTGGGACTGGCACCTTTGGTCGTGCGCGACATCGCCCGCCTCATACTGGAAATCAATCGGGATGAAGGCACGACCATCGTATTGGTCGAGCAGAACTCACGTATGGCGCTGCGTATCAGCCAATACGCCTATGTGCTTGAAAACGGGCACATAGGCCTCGAGGGAGCGTCCCAAGACCTCCTCAACGACGAAAAAGTCAAGCAACTTTATCTCGGTGGCTAA
- a CDS encoding quinone oxidoreductase family protein — protein MRAILLEQPGEAPGVLRIADIAPPVGGRGDIVVAVACCGCNFADTMMWRGTYPHPARYPLVPGYEIAGTVIAIGAAVQDFSVGDRVAGYAEAGGGFAEFCVVPAAAAIRLPDSVHLETAAAFLIQAQTAWHLLHTVSTIRPGDVVLIHAIGGGVGLYLTQLAIQAGAAVVGTVGTPGKQMRALEYGASLVVNRGEADFVGEIRSFLDGRYLDKIYDSTGATILDRSFSLLRPLGQIVSYGEAEGRPLDNLWARLVEKSGTFSRFHLGHLDFTGQAWRDGLSLTLAAVADGTLRVPVERIFSFEQAQQMYECLESRMVSGKLLLAVNPNCNQ, from the coding sequence ATGCGCGCGATCCTGCTCGAACAACCCGGCGAAGCACCGGGTGTCCTGCGCATTGCCGACATCGCTCCACCCGTTGGAGGACGGGGCGATATCGTTGTCGCCGTTGCCTGTTGCGGCTGCAACTTTGCCGATACGATGATGTGGCGTGGGACTTACCCTCATCCTGCACGCTACCCACTTGTACCAGGTTATGAAATTGCTGGCACAGTGATAGCCATCGGCGCTGCCGTCCAAGACTTTTCAGTGGGAGACCGCGTGGCGGGATATGCCGAGGCGGGTGGCGGCTTCGCGGAGTTCTGCGTCGTACCGGCCGCTGCCGCGATCCGCTTGCCAGATTCCGTGCACCTTGAAACTGCGGCGGCCTTCCTCATACAAGCACAAACGGCCTGGCATCTGCTGCATACGGTATCGACTATTCGGCCGGGTGATGTCGTCCTCATTCATGCGATCGGCGGCGGTGTTGGTCTCTACCTCACCCAACTCGCAATCCAAGCAGGCGCTGCTGTAGTTGGGACAGTGGGTACTCCGGGCAAACAAATGCGAGCACTCGAATACGGAGCAAGCCTCGTCGTGAACCGCGGGGAGGCGGATTTTGTCGGAGAGATCCGCAGCTTTCTTGACGGCCGGTACTTGGACAAGATTTACGATTCCACGGGGGCGACGATTCTTGATCGCAGCTTCTCATTGCTTCGTCCACTCGGGCAGATCGTCAGCTATGGCGAGGCGGAGGGCCGACCGCTCGACAATCTTTGGGCACGCCTCGTCGAGAAATCGGGCACCTTTTCCCGCTTTCATCTCGGTCATCTCGATTTCACCGGGCAGGCCTGGCGTGATGGTCTAAGCCTCACCCTTGCCGCAGTAGCCGACGGAACACTTCGCGTGCCCGTCGAACGCATCTTTTCCTTCGAACAGGCACAGCAGATGTACGAATGTCTCGAATCCCGGATGGTTTCGGGAAAGCTTCTGCTTGCTGTCAATCCCAATTGCAATCAATAG
- a CDS encoding alanine racemase, whose product MSNAQAHVTSPLFPALIDVRVDSRTKGMPGNLPAMPLGEIGAKGWNLLRRDLPTPLAVLDRAAVMQNSRWISAVTTYYGVSLCPHGKTTMAPQLFRKQLDDGCWGITLSTQHHVQVARHYGVSRIFLANQILDTGFLTYIARTQIEDPNFEFYFLVDSVEGAELLDRVGAGIAGHRPFQVLIELGSHFARTGCRTEAEARAIAERIARMRGSAVLVGIEGFEGSIRGADRPEIERRIEEFLGFIRRTAEAFAASDLFGGREIMLTAGGSAYFDLVAKALRRVVLKKPTRVVLRSGCYISHDAGMYEREIARALERSPELAKLDAKPAQALTVWATVQSRPEPGLAFLNAGRRDVSYDAHLPRPLRYASGSPAMAVAGLPNGHEVIMLNDQHAYLKCPEDSPLRPGDLVELGISHPCTTFDKWDVLCVLDESFDVVDAVKTFF is encoded by the coding sequence ATGTCGAACGCACAAGCTCATGTAACCTCGCCGTTGTTTCCCGCACTCATTGATGTACGTGTCGACAGCCGCACGAAGGGAATGCCCGGAAATCTGCCGGCTATGCCGCTTGGCGAAATCGGTGCTAAAGGTTGGAACCTGCTGAGAAGAGACCTTCCGACACCGCTTGCTGTACTTGATCGAGCCGCGGTTATGCAAAACAGCCGATGGATTTCCGCGGTCACAACATACTACGGCGTTTCGCTTTGCCCCCATGGCAAGACGACAATGGCGCCGCAGCTCTTCCGTAAACAGCTTGATGACGGCTGTTGGGGCATTACCCTCTCCACCCAGCATCACGTTCAGGTGGCCCGTCACTACGGCGTATCACGAATTTTTCTGGCCAACCAAATACTGGACACCGGCTTTCTAACCTATATTGCGCGAACGCAGATCGAAGATCCAAACTTCGAGTTCTATTTTCTCGTCGATTCGGTTGAGGGAGCCGAGCTGCTCGACCGAGTTGGAGCCGGTATTGCGGGCCATCGGCCATTCCAAGTACTGATCGAGCTCGGGTCTCATTTCGCGCGAACCGGCTGCCGCACCGAAGCCGAGGCACGGGCTATTGCGGAACGCATCGCCCGGATGCGCGGCTCGGCTGTTCTGGTCGGTATCGAAGGTTTCGAGGGCAGCATCCGCGGAGCCGATCGACCCGAGATTGAACGCCGTATCGAAGAATTCCTCGGCTTTATCAGGCGCACTGCCGAAGCTTTTGCCGCTTCCGATTTGTTCGGTGGACGGGAAATTATGCTGACGGCAGGTGGGTCGGCTTATTTCGACCTTGTTGCGAAAGCATTAAGGCGCGTAGTATTGAAGAAACCTACGCGTGTTGTACTGCGCAGTGGTTGTTACATCTCTCACGATGCTGGCATGTATGAGCGCGAGATCGCTCGCGCGCTGGAACGTTCGCCTGAACTGGCAAAATTAGATGCCAAGCCCGCTCAGGCGCTGACAGTTTGGGCCACGGTGCAGTCGCGACCGGAACCCGGCCTTGCCTTTCTTAACGCTGGCAGACGTGACGTTTCCTATGACGCGCATCTGCCGCGCCCGCTTCGCTACGCCTCGGGCTCACCTGCAATGGCTGTGGCAGGACTGCCCAATGGACACGAGGTAATCATGCTGAATGACCAACACGCCTACCTCAAATGCCCCGAGGACAGTCCTTTGCGTCCGGGAGACCTGGTAGAGCTTGGAATCTCCCATCCCTGTACGACCTTCGACAAATGGGACGTTCTCTGCGTTCTGGATGAGAGTTTTGATGTTGTCGACGCGGTGAAAACATTCTTCTGA
- a CDS encoding RidA family protein, with protein MQKQHIVLEEAPKRAGPYSHAVIANGFVFVAGQGPVDPTTGEMPVDFGAQVRQALRNMETILKGAGSGLTEVVKVNAYLADLSDFERFNVVYSDFFKEDFPVRTTVGCTLNGILFEVDCVAVLASR; from the coding sequence ATGCAGAAGCAACATATCGTGCTGGAGGAGGCGCCCAAGCGCGCCGGCCCGTATTCCCATGCGGTAATCGCCAATGGTTTCGTCTTCGTGGCAGGCCAGGGGCCGGTCGACCCTACAACGGGGGAAATGCCGGTTGATTTCGGGGCTCAGGTGCGGCAGGCCCTTCGCAACATGGAGACGATCCTAAAGGGGGCCGGCAGCGGGCTTACCGAGGTGGTGAAGGTCAACGCCTATTTGGCAGACCTTTCAGATTTTGAGCGTTTCAACGTAGTTTATTCGGACTTTTTCAAAGAGGACTTCCCTGTCCGAACCACCGTTGGCTGCACACTCAACGGCATCCTCTTCGAGGTTGACTGTGTCGCAGTTCTGGCATCGCGATAG
- a CDS encoding branched-chain amino acid ABC transporter permease, producing MEQVIINGAILSANYALIALGLTLIFSIMNVLNFAHGQMFMIGGLVVYWVCTVYQMPYGVGLAAAAIGVGAVGMAMERGLFQRVMGSATREENSMLLAVGTAFLLENAALYLFGEKQRGIPPMVQGVYRIGSAFLPANRLMVFVISLLLIVVVLSFVYYTRTGRAMRALAQDRAATTLMGVDVGRISMFGFGLGAALAATAGGLLISVSGVNAGIGTAISTKAFIMIMIGGAGVIGGALLGAVVLGFAEAIGYALFPGSVTYLIIFVALIAFLLVRPQGIMGKPWG from the coding sequence ATGGAACAAGTCATCATAAATGGCGCGATCCTATCTGCCAACTATGCGCTGATTGCGCTTGGCCTTACTCTAATCTTCAGCATCATGAACGTGCTTAACTTTGCGCACGGTCAGATGTTCATGATCGGTGGCCTGGTAGTCTACTGGGTGTGCACGGTGTATCAAATGCCTTATGGCGTAGGCCTTGCGGCTGCTGCCATAGGTGTCGGCGCCGTGGGAATGGCGATGGAAAGAGGCCTTTTCCAGCGGGTCATGGGCTCGGCGACGCGCGAGGAGAACTCTATGCTTCTCGCCGTTGGGACCGCGTTTCTGCTGGAGAATGCTGCGCTGTATCTCTTTGGAGAAAAGCAACGCGGCATCCCACCGATGGTTCAGGGCGTCTACCGTATTGGAAGCGCGTTTCTTCCCGCAAATCGGCTGATGGTTTTTGTCATTTCGTTGCTTCTAATCGTTGTCGTTCTGTCTTTCGTCTACTACACCCGCACAGGACGAGCCATGCGCGCTCTGGCACAGGATCGTGCCGCCACCACGCTGATGGGAGTAGACGTCGGTCGTATTAGCATGTTCGGCTTCGGGCTGGGTGCTGCGCTGGCGGCAACTGCCGGCGGGCTGCTCATTTCCGTTTCCGGCGTGAACGCGGGTATCGGCACGGCAATATCCACGAAGGCCTTCATCATGATCATGATCGGCGGGGCCGGCGTCATCGGAGGGGCCTTGTTGGGGGCTGTCGTTCTCGGGTTTGCAGAAGCCATAGGGTACGCGCTCTTTCCAGGTTCCGTCACCTATCTGATTATCTTCGTCGCTCTCATCGCGTTTCTCTTGGTGCGGCCGCAAGGGATCATGGGCAAGCCCTGGGGCTGA
- the hydA gene encoding dihydropyrimidinase, which yields MANYDLVIRGGTVATASDTFQADVAVSDGRIVAIGENLGGAAREVSAVGRLVLPGGVDSHCHIEEPQVGEIQNADSFVSATSSAAAGGTTTVISFSQQTKGSGISDALRDYHRKAALALIDYSFHLVVTDPTDAVLEELVPLIEEGHRSLKIFMTYTNVVLDDEQTLRVLALARRTGALVTVHAENHAAIMYLTRVLEKAGLTSPKHHAWAKPMPVEREACHRIIMLSELLDVPIQIFHVSGAEAAEEIRRAQNRGLKVFGETCPQYLMLTAQDLDRPNFEGAKFLCSPAPRTEADQEALWDYIRTGTIGVVSSDHAPNRFDDPHGKKVGGENAPFSAIPNGVPGLATRLPILFSEGVSKGRIDLNTFVALTSTNPAKLFGLHPKKGTIAVGADADIAIWDPERQVTIRNDMLHHHVDYTVYEGVKVKGWPIMTLSRGEVICDEGAVVGKSGHGRFLARGPYEAIKPRGKHVTPFDPVTGSVETATR from the coding sequence ATGGCAAACTACGATCTCGTCATCCGCGGTGGAACCGTCGCCACCGCAAGCGACACTTTTCAAGCAGATGTAGCGGTTTCTGACGGAAGGATCGTCGCAATCGGCGAAAATCTCGGGGGTGCCGCAAGAGAAGTTTCTGCAGTAGGGCGGCTCGTTCTGCCAGGTGGCGTGGATTCTCACTGCCATATCGAGGAACCTCAGGTTGGCGAGATCCAGAATGCCGACAGTTTCGTTTCCGCTACGTCCTCGGCAGCGGCCGGTGGCACGACGACGGTAATCTCGTTTTCACAGCAGACCAAGGGCAGCGGCATTAGCGATGCTTTGCGGGACTATCATCGCAAGGCGGCCCTCGCGCTGATCGATTATTCTTTCCATCTCGTCGTGACCGACCCCACGGATGCGGTGTTGGAAGAACTGGTGCCGCTCATCGAAGAGGGACACCGGTCACTGAAGATCTTCATGACCTACACGAATGTTGTTCTCGATGACGAACAGACTTTGCGCGTGCTGGCGCTTGCCCGCCGCACAGGTGCGCTTGTCACGGTCCATGCGGAAAACCATGCAGCGATCATGTATTTGACACGCGTCCTCGAAAAGGCGGGGCTGACCAGCCCCAAGCATCATGCCTGGGCCAAACCCATGCCGGTAGAGCGTGAGGCCTGCCACCGCATCATCATGCTTTCTGAGCTGCTTGATGTGCCGATCCAGATCTTCCACGTCTCCGGCGCAGAGGCGGCCGAAGAAATCCGCCGGGCGCAGAACCGCGGCTTGAAGGTTTTCGGGGAAACTTGCCCGCAGTATCTGATGTTGACGGCCCAGGATCTTGATCGGCCGAATTTTGAAGGCGCAAAGTTTCTGTGCAGTCCGGCGCCGCGTACCGAAGCCGATCAAGAGGCGCTGTGGGACTACATCCGCACCGGTACGATTGGCGTCGTTTCTTCCGACCATGCACCGAACCGCTTTGATGACCCACACGGCAAAAAAGTCGGCGGTGAAAATGCACCTTTCAGCGCTATCCCGAACGGCGTGCCAGGGCTCGCGACACGTCTGCCAATTCTCTTCTCAGAGGGAGTAAGCAAGGGTCGTATCGACCTCAATACGTTTGTCGCGCTCACATCAACAAATCCGGCAAAACTCTTTGGCCTTCATCCGAAGAAGGGCACGATAGCTGTCGGGGCCGATGCAGACATCGCAATCTGGGATCCGGAGCGCCAGGTAACGATCCGTAACGACATGCTACATCACCACGTCGACTACACCGTCTATGAAGGTGTGAAGGTAAAGGGCTGGCCAATAATGACGCTCTCGCGCGGCGAGGTCATATGTGACGAAGGTGCGGTCGTCGGCAAGTCCGGTCACGGACGTTTTCTTGCGCGCGGCCCCTATGAGGCTATCAAGCCACGAGGCAAGCATGTAACGCCCTTCGATCCCGTAACGGGCAGCGTTGAAACTGCAACGCGCTGA
- a CDS encoding N-carbamoyl-D-amino-acid hydrolase yields MPGKIILAVGQLGPIARSDSRDQAVKRLVYMLEQAAARNSDFIVFPELALTTFFPRWHITDEAELDAFYETEMPSPVTQPLFDAAVKHGVGFNLGFAELVTEGDTKRRFNTSIAVDKAGKIVGKYRKVHLPGHKEYEAHRPFQHLEKRYFETGDLGFPVFDIDGFKTGMFICNDRRWPETWRVMGLKGAELICGGYNTPLHNPPVPQHDQLSSFHHLLSMQAGAYQNGAWTAAAGKVGIEEGCMLLGHSCIVAPTGELVALTNTLEDEVITAAADFARCREIRENIFNFDLHREPKNYGLIAAV; encoded by the coding sequence ATGCCAGGAAAGATCATACTAGCAGTAGGCCAACTCGGTCCAATCGCACGCAGCGACAGCCGCGACCAGGCCGTGAAGCGACTTGTCTATATGCTGGAACAGGCAGCGGCCCGAAATTCGGATTTTATCGTTTTCCCGGAGCTGGCACTGACCACGTTCTTCCCACGCTGGCATATCACCGATGAAGCCGAGCTGGATGCGTTCTACGAGACGGAAATGCCAAGCCCAGTGACGCAGCCGCTCTTCGATGCCGCAGTAAAACACGGAGTCGGCTTCAATCTTGGATTTGCCGAGCTCGTGACAGAAGGCGACACGAAGCGACGCTTCAATACCTCCATCGCTGTCGACAAAGCCGGAAAAATTGTCGGGAAATACCGAAAAGTGCATTTGCCTGGTCATAAGGAATACGAAGCTCATCGCCCATTCCAGCATCTGGAAAAGCGATATTTCGAGACCGGTGACCTTGGTTTTCCTGTTTTTGACATCGACGGTTTCAAGACGGGCATGTTCATCTGCAATGACCGGCGCTGGCCGGAAACATGGCGCGTGATGGGTCTCAAAGGCGCGGAATTGATCTGCGGTGGCTACAACACACCGTTGCACAATCCGCCGGTCCCGCAGCACGACCAACTCAGCTCCTTCCATCATCTTCTTTCAATGCAGGCAGGTGCTTACCAGAACGGCGCGTGGACTGCGGCAGCCGGGAAGGTCGGTATCGAGGAAGGCTGCATGTTGCTGGGGCATTCCTGCATTGTCGCGCCCACGGGAGAGCTTGTGGCATTGACCAACACGCTTGAGGACGAGGTCATCACGGCCGCCGCCGACTTCGCCCGCTGCCGGGAGATCCGCGAGAACATCTTCAATTTCGATCTGCATCGTGAACCGAAGAACTACGGGCTTATCGCCGCCGTCTGA
- a CDS encoding aspartate/glutamate racemase family protein — protein MKIKVINPNTTLTMTAKIGEAASSIAFPGTEIVAVSPNMGPASIEGHYDEVISALGVVDEVRKGSAQGFHGYLVACFDDPGLHAAREVANGPVVGIAEAAMHMASFICEGFSIVATGHRNRIILEHLVRAYGMEHKCRKVRTTELAVLDLEVEGSEARNVILEECRRAIAEDHSDCIVLGCAGMADLVDYISRELGVPVVDGVAAGVKMLEGLIGMGLSTSRACGYAYPNLKRYDGEMARFQP, from the coding sequence ATGAAGATAAAGGTGATCAATCCGAACACGACGCTAACGATGACCGCAAAGATTGGCGAGGCAGCGTCTTCCATTGCTTTTCCCGGGACCGAGATCGTGGCGGTCAGCCCGAATATGGGGCCAGCCTCCATCGAAGGTCATTATGATGAGGTCATCAGTGCTCTCGGCGTGGTTGACGAGGTGCGTAAGGGTTCCGCTCAAGGCTTTCACGGCTATCTTGTCGCCTGCTTCGATGATCCGGGTTTGCATGCAGCTCGAGAAGTTGCGAATGGCCCCGTTGTCGGCATCGCAGAGGCTGCCATGCACATGGCATCCTTCATCTGCGAAGGTTTTTCCATCGTCGCGACCGGCCACCGCAATCGCATCATCCTCGAACATCTCGTGCGTGCTTACGGCATGGAGCACAAATGCCGAAAGGTTCGCACGACCGAGTTGGCGGTACTGGACTTGGAAGTGGAAGGTTCGGAAGCACGAAACGTCATTCTTGAAGAATGCCGGCGGGCAATCGCAGAAGACCATTCCGATTGCATCGTGCTGGGCTGTGCGGGGATGGCCGATCTGGTTGATTACATCTCTCGCGAGCTTGGCGTGCCTGTTGTCGATGGCGTGGCCGCCGGAGTGAAGATGCTTGAGGGCTTAATTGGCATGGGGCTTAGCACCAGCCGAGCCTGCGGCTATGCATATCCAAATCTTAAGCGATACGACGGGGAAATGGCACGTTTTCAGCCCTGA
- a CDS encoding ABC transporter ATP-binding protein, whose amino-acid sequence MSFLDVQNLTMRFGGLTAVNDISFSVSKGEILSVIGPNGAGKSTLFKLISSFLKPTSGQVLLDGIVISGKQPHQVARTGVVRTFQETTVFKEMTALQNVVVAHQLGLKATPFGAYFSTSAARIDAKASAESAAEILDYLGLGSMKSELARNLPQGHLRALGIAIALAAKPRVLLLDEPFAGMNSEETDRAVQMVEGIRKRGITILLVEHDMRAVMRISDRIVVVSFGSKIAEGLPAEIRANPAVIEAYLGQDDEQIGSF is encoded by the coding sequence ATGAGCTTCCTCGATGTTCAAAATCTCACTATGCGCTTTGGCGGCCTAACCGCGGTAAACGATATCTCCTTCAGTGTATCGAAAGGAGAAATCCTGTCGGTTATCGGCCCGAATGGTGCGGGCAAGTCTACGTTGTTCAAGTTGATCAGTTCTTTCCTGAAGCCAACGTCGGGCCAGGTCCTGCTCGATGGGATAGTCATCAGCGGTAAACAACCGCATCAGGTGGCGCGGACCGGTGTCGTGCGGACGTTCCAGGAAACGACGGTGTTTAAGGAAATGACGGCGCTCCAGAATGTGGTCGTCGCTCATCAGCTTGGGCTGAAAGCGACGCCCTTCGGAGCCTATTTCTCCACGTCGGCGGCGCGCATCGATGCGAAGGCTTCCGCTGAAAGCGCCGCCGAAATCCTCGATTATCTGGGTCTCGGTTCGATGAAGAGCGAGCTCGCGCGCAATCTTCCTCAGGGACATCTCCGCGCCCTCGGGATTGCGATCGCGCTTGCTGCAAAGCCGCGTGTGCTGCTGCTCGACGAGCCCTTCGCGGGCATGAATTCGGAGGAAACCGACCGTGCCGTCCAGATGGTGGAGGGCATACGCAAGCGCGGGATCACCATCTTGCTCGTTGAACATGATATGCGCGCCGTTATGCGCATCAGCGATCGCATCGTCGTTGTCAGCTTCGGTTCGAAGATTGCAGAAGGTTTGCCGGCAGAAATTCGTGCCAATCCAGCTGTTATCGAAGCATATCTCGGTCAAGACGACGAGCAGATCGGGAGCTTTTGA